A genomic window from Caldalkalibacillus salinus includes:
- a CDS encoding YihY/virulence factor BrkB family protein translates to MNFAYIKIFIKALIQRTLSHDVPDLAAQLSFYFLLALFPFLIFTFALLAYIPISTADVLRFFSQYVPEQGMGVIERNVVSILEVQRGGVLSISFFIALWSASNASHAVMRALNHAYEVEDSRSFIHGRLVAILLTISLMVVIVIALLLPVFGKMLGVFLSQYILLPEDFLFIWDVFRLSVSFGVLFLIFCCLYYFAPNLKLKVRDVWVGALMATMGWQLTSLAFSFYINNFGNFTAMYGSLGGIVGLLLWFFLSGMILLVGGEINATRKWLQKG, encoded by the coding sequence ATGAATTTTGCTTATATAAAGATATTTATTAAAGCACTAATACAACGTACACTCTCACATGATGTTCCTGATTTGGCTGCTCAATTATCTTTCTATTTCTTATTGGCACTTTTTCCTTTTTTAATCTTCACCTTTGCTTTACTGGCCTATATTCCGATCTCAACGGCTGATGTTTTAAGGTTCTTCAGTCAGTATGTACCTGAGCAGGGCATGGGCGTCATTGAACGTAATGTTGTGAGCATTTTGGAAGTTCAAAGAGGCGGCGTTCTATCCATCAGCTTTTTCATTGCCCTATGGTCAGCGTCAAACGCTAGTCACGCTGTGATGCGCGCATTGAATCACGCTTATGAAGTTGAAGATAGTCGTTCTTTCATTCACGGGCGCTTAGTCGCCATCTTATTGACTATATCGTTGATGGTTGTTATTGTCATTGCTTTACTACTTCCTGTGTTTGGTAAGATGCTTGGTGTGTTTCTTTCTCAATATATCTTGCTACCTGAAGACTTTTTGTTCATTTGGGACGTCTTTCGTTTGAGTGTCAGTTTTGGTGTCTTATTTTTAATCTTTTGTTGTTTATATTACTTTGCGCCAAATCTTAAGCTAAAAGTGCGGGATGTTTGGGTGGGTGCGCTTATGGCCACAATGGGGTGGCAACTTACTTCTCTCGCTTTTTCATTTTATATTAACAATTTCGGTAATTTTACTGCTATGTATGGCAGCCTTGGTGGTATTGTAGGGTTATTGCTGTGGTTTTTTCTCTCAGGTATGATTTTATTAGTGGGGGGGGAAATCAATGCCACGAGAAAGTGGCTTCAAAAGGGTTAA
- the ytxJ gene encoding bacillithiol system redox-active protein YtxJ, with translation MHIQELTTIDEWTDLLKTSHDKKVWVFKHSTTCPISAEAWSQYQKYIQQDTSDDIVYTYVKVIESRPVSNQVAEGLGVEHASPQAILVKSEKAVWHDSHWNITEKALDTAVQQAR, from the coding sequence GTGCATATACAAGAGCTAACAACGATAGATGAGTGGACTGATCTTTTAAAGACATCACACGATAAGAAAGTGTGGGTATTCAAACATAGTACCACCTGTCCCATTAGTGCCGAAGCGTGGAGTCAATACCAAAAGTATATCCAACAAGACACTAGTGATGACATCGTCTATACTTATGTGAAGGTAATTGAATCTAGACCTGTCTCCAACCAGGTTGCTGAGGGCCTGGGTGTCGAACACGCCTCGCCTCAAGCTATTTTAGTCAAATCTGAGAAAGCAGTATGGCACGATTCGCATTGGAATATCACTGAAAAAGCACTTGATACTGCAGTCCAACAAGCTCGTTAA
- the rpmG gene encoding 50S ribosomal protein L33 has protein sequence MRVNVTLACTETGDKNYITTKNKRENPERIELKKYSPRLKRHTLHRETK, from the coding sequence ATGCGTGTAAATGTTACTTTAGCTTGTACTGAAACAGGAGATAAAAACTATATTACAACGAAGAACAAGAGAGAAAATCCAGAGCGTATTGAGCTCAAAAAATATAGCCCTAGACTGAAGAGACACACGCTTCACCGCGAAACGAAATAA
- a CDS encoding YfhH family protein, protein MQRYSDMTKDELYAEMQRLIGEARKKEQAGFISEANILEQKYYMAKSYLLPPEEIHKGQSYGVAGEKGVFTVRYLNGVFAWGTLEGDEEEVGFPIGRLEPLNCQS, encoded by the coding sequence ATGCAGCGTTATAGTGACATGACTAAGGATGAATTATATGCCGAAATGCAACGCCTGATTGGCGAGGCTAGGAAAAAAGAACAAGCCGGATTTATCTCTGAAGCGAACATTCTTGAGCAGAAGTACTACATGGCTAAATCCTATCTATTGCCACCAGAAGAGATTCACAAGGGTCAATCCTATGGGGTGGCAGGAGAAAAAGGTGTTTTTACCGTTCGTTATCTTAACGGTGTATTTGCTTGGGGAACGTTGGAAGGCGATGAGGAAGAAGTAGGGTTTCCTATCGGACGGTTAGAACCTCTAAATTGCCAAAGCTAG
- a CDS encoding TIGR01777 family oxidoreductase, with amino-acid sequence MKVAILGGSGFIGQHLCQHLLDEGHEVQVWTREPQDLDISGVQAVKWPLDEAKKHLDVDAIVNLAGETINQRWTPEAKERILHSRVDTTYHIIELIKRKKIAPKVLVNGSAIGYYGTSHSKTFTEEDGSQSDFLSQVSTAWEKAAEQVTMLGVRLVKLRLGLVLSQKGGALSKMMLPMKLYVGGNVGTGRQWVSWVHIQDVVRIMALTVEDETVEGVWNVTAPKPVRMKELTQTLAKALNKPHWLPVPSFMLQLLLGEMSDLILKGQKVLPAKLQAKGYTFKYPDLQSALLSVESPKHSQQNDPKDINDHENE; translated from the coding sequence ATGAAGGTTGCGATTTTAGGTGGAAGTGGATTTATAGGCCAACATCTTTGCCAACATTTATTAGACGAAGGTCATGAAGTACAGGTATGGACGAGGGAACCACAGGATCTGGATATATCTGGTGTCCAGGCAGTCAAATGGCCGCTAGATGAAGCAAAAAAGCACCTTGATGTTGATGCGATTGTGAATCTAGCAGGAGAGACCATTAATCAACGTTGGACACCTGAAGCAAAGGAACGTATTTTGCATAGTCGAGTCGATACCACCTATCACATCATAGAGCTGATTAAGAGAAAGAAGATTGCACCGAAAGTGTTAGTCAATGGTTCTGCCATTGGCTATTACGGCACATCTCATTCCAAGACATTCACGGAAGAGGACGGTTCTCAAAGCGATTTCCTATCCCAGGTCAGCACAGCTTGGGAAAAGGCTGCTGAACAAGTCACCATGCTCGGTGTGAGATTGGTTAAATTACGACTCGGTCTCGTCTTAAGCCAAAAAGGCGGGGCACTATCTAAAATGATGCTGCCTATGAAATTATACGTCGGAGGAAACGTAGGAACGGGTCGACAATGGGTATCTTGGGTTCACATCCAAGATGTGGTACGAATCATGGCATTGACCGTTGAGGATGAAACCGTTGAAGGGGTATGGAATGTCACAGCACCTAAACCGGTGAGAATGAAAGAGTTGACGCAGACCTTGGCCAAAGCGTTAAATAAACCGCACTGGCTACCTGTTCCTTCCTTTATGTTACAACTGTTGCTAGGGGAAATGTCCGACCTTATCCTTAAGGGACAAAAAGTATTGCCAGCAAAATTACAAGCCAAGGGATATACCTTTAAGTACCCCGATCTCCAAAGTGCGTTATTAAGTGTGGAAAGTCCAAAACATAGTCAACAAAATGACCCGAAAGACATTAACGACCATGAGAACGAATAA
- a CDS encoding DUF2929 family protein, whose translation MNKIMSLVMSLIFAIVLTMVVGFVIASIEGYEYDFGSAVPIGVVLGFIVYFFGAAITTSKTEEG comes from the coding sequence ATGAATAAGATCATGTCGCTTGTGATGTCCCTGATTTTTGCTATTGTTTTGACGATGGTTGTTGGCTTTGTTATCGCCAGTATCGAGGGATATGAATACGATTTCGGTTCCGCTGTACCAATAGGCGTGGTATTAGGCTTTATCGTTTATTTCTTTGGAGCAGCCATTACGACTAGCAAGACAGAGGAAGGGTAA